The Calditerrivibrio sp. genomic interval CTGCCCTGTTTAGCTTATCAGTATTACTTACTACAAGGTAACTTAGCTCATCTATCCTTTTTCTCACAGGCAAAAACTGATCTTTATACCTGGAAGGTAACGTTACCTCCACTACCGTTCCCATTGAAAAAAAAGTATTTGTATCGTAGCTGTTGGAACAGGCTACCAAAAAAACTAAAGATAAATAGGCAAAGACTTTTTGCACGATGGACATACGTTATCTTCGATAAATAAACTAATCCTATAACCGTTTCTACCTATCAGTCTCATACCACAATAGGGGCAAAAAGTATCGTTGTTTGCTGACACATTCCCCAAATAGACATAATGCAAATAACCCTTAGCTATGTTAAAAAGCTCTTTGAGGTATTCCATATCGGTTGGTGGGAGATTGAGTTTATAGGAGGGGAAATATCGTGATATATGAAGTGGTATCGATCTATCTATCCCGGATAACCACCTACACATCTCTTTGAACTCCGTTTCGGTACTGGTATAGCGCTCAACGGCAAGATGGGTAATCTCCAGATGAACATCATGCCTATAAAGGTACTCAATGGTATAAAGTACCTCTTTTAGCCCTCCCCCTAACTTCCTGTACCCCTCTTCACTGAAAGCCTTTAGATCGATATTGGCAGCATCCAGATAATCCACAAGGGTAGCAAGGGGCTCACTGTTGATAAAGCCATTTGAGACTATAACGTTTTTTAATCCAGCTTGTCTAAACAGCTTAGCAGTATCATGTACATACTCGAACCAGATTGTTGGTTCGTTGTACGTGTAAGCAATCCCTATAGAAGCATTCTCCTTAGCAATCGACAACAACGCCTCTGATGTTATCTTTTCCCTAAAAGTGATATTCTTAGAAATAGTCCAGTTTTGACAAAAAGCGCAGGAAAGGTTACAACCGTTTGTCCCTATAGAGAGTATCTTGGACCCAGGATAAAAATGGTATAATGGTTTTTTTTCTATGGGATCAATGTTTATCGATGTCACCTCAGCATAGGATGTCTGATATAAAACACCATCTATATTCCTTCTGATGAGACAGGCACCTGACTTACCATCTGGAATAGTACAACGATGGGGGCAAAGATGACATCTTACCCTATTTGAATCTATCTTCTCATAAAAAGAAGCTTCTTTCATCTGTCACGCAGTAGGACATATTCCGATAAAAATGTCAGAGCATCACGATAAACATTTTGAGGAAAAGCTCTTAGGATCTCCTGAGCCTTTTTGGTGTAACTGTCCACAAATTGCTCAGCTTTGGACTTTATATTATACCTCTTCATCAAATCTGTTATATAATTGATATCTTCCTCTTCAGGTTCTGAAGATATGATCTTTTTCATCCTTTTAAGTTCTTCATCCCTTGCCAGATCCCTCAAGATGAACATAGGTAGTGTCATTTTACCCTCTTTTAGATCTGTACCAGGATTTTTACCTGTTTTTTCTGGATCTCCCAAGTAATCCAATATATCATCACTCATCTGAAAAGAAAGCCCTACTATCCTCCCAAACTCTGCCATAAGCTTGACATAATCTTCATCCAAACCACATAAAAGGGCACCTATTTCACAACATGCAGAAAAAAGCACCGCTGTTTTTGAATATATGATCTTTTCGTATTCCTCAAAGGACAGATCGAATTGGGCAGTCTTAATAAGCTGAAATACCTCCCCTTCGCTCATCGTTTTAGCCGCATTGGCCAAAATCATCTGCACCCTCGCATCACCATCTTTCACAAGATTGACGAATGCCCTCGAATACAAAAAGTCCCCACACAAAACGGTGATATCGTTACCAAAGATCTGGTTAGCGCTGGGTCGACCTCTTCTGAATTTGGCTCCATCAATAACATCATCATGCAATAAAGTGGCAGTATGTATATACTCCACAACACCACTTAAGATAACATCTCTGTCCCCTTCGTACCCCCCCAACCCGGTAGTCAAAAACATAAACACTGGTCTAAGTCTCTTACCTCCACTTTCAAAGACATAATAAGCAACCTCATTGACCATATTAACATCTGAATCCAAATTCCTTTTAAGCTCCACCTCAAGCTGCTCAAGCTTATCCCTAACCAAAGCCGTAACATCGTTTATATTCATCAACGTTCCTCAAAAAGTAGTGGACATTTTCTTTTTTTTGAACAATATATTATTATAAAAAAAAGGTTTTGTAAAATAAAAAATGAATACAGACATTAAAGATTTTGAAGAAAAAACCCATTGTTTTAAAAAAATAATAGAAAGCCTAAACTTACCCAAAGCCAAAGAGACTGTTGTTTTTGATGCTTCCCTTAAGGGGTTGTCCATACCCTATTATCTGCAAGATCGTATGGGCTATAAAAAGATATATAGTATAAACGATTCCCCAAAAATCCAAAACCGGCATATAGTGCTATTAAGCACGGATCAGAAACTGGAGACTATAATATCAAACCATAAATCAGACCTTTTCATTGCTCTATCTCCCCCCTTTCTCTTCGAGCATACCTTTGAGTCAGTATATGCAATCAGTAAAAACCTGAACGTAGGTGGTAAACTGATAATATCCACATACCCAGATCTTTACGATGAAAAAGGTCAGGATATTTTAGGTATCTTTAGCAATCTTATCGACATCCCCATCAAAGAAAAACTCCACCGTCAGCACCTAACCCTTCAAAATGCCTTAAGCAATATCTTTAAAAATATCTCATCGGAGGAGGTACTGGTTAAGGCAAGTAAAGAAGATATTATAGAACTATTTAATTTAGATCTATTTTATAAAAATCTGTTTTATAATGATATTAAAAATCTACTTGATAATGATATAATTTTCGAACAGGTGATCTTTGAAGCCTCCGACCTAACCCTTTTATGGCATATAATCTATGGACATAAATTTTAATGAGGTGAACAATGGAATATATCTTTACAGAAAAAGCTCCCCAGGCCATAGGACCCTATTCGCAAGCTACTAAAGTTGGCAACATGCTTTTTGTATCAGGGCAGATCCCCATCGATCCTAAAACAAACCACATCGTTACCGACGGGATAGAGCACCTTACAAGTCTTGTGCTGGAAAATATGCTTAATATCGTGCGCGCTGCAGAATTCGAACTCACAGACATAGCAAAAGTAACCATATATATCAAAAATATGGATGATTTCTCCAAAATCAACGCTGTCTATGAACAGTTTTTTGGCTCCCATAAACCTGCCAGAGCCGTTGTGGAGGTTTCAAGACTACCTAAGGATGTCCCCATAGAGATAGAATGCGTTGCCATTAAAAATTAAAACATCATTTTCTTGTTATAAAAACTATAAAAAATCTGCTTTTTTCTCGATATGTTTAATTTTTAATTGATCTAAAACTAACATCTTGACATATATTCAAAATTGTGTTTTATTATCGCAGCAAATAAGTAAGGGGGATTTGTTTATGGAAGAGTTGATAAAAAAGCTTCAGCAGTTAAATGAACAAGCTGAGCTCGGCGGTGGTATTGAAAGAATCAAAAAAATGCACGCCCAGGGTAAGCTCACCGCAAGGGAAAGGATCGAAAAACTCCTTGACAAAGGGACCTTTGTTGAACTTGACAAGTTTGTTGTACACAGGTGCAACTATTTTGGCATGGAGAAAAACAAGATTTTAGGGGATGGGGTTGTAACTGGCTATGGTAAAATAAATGGTAGAACAGTTTTTGTCTTTGCCCAAGACTTCACAGTCTTTGGTGGGTCATTGTCTGAAATGTTTGCTAAAAAGATATGCAAAATAATGGACCTTGCAATGGAGGTAGGTGCACCCGTCATAGGTCTAAACGACTCTGGTGGTGCAAGGATTCAGGAAGGTGTTTTATCCCTTGCAGGGTATGCCGATATATTTTTGAGAAACAGTTTGGCATCAGGCGTTATCCCCCAGATATCTGCCATCATGGGGCCATGCGCTGGTGGAGCTGTTTATTCCCCTGCTCTAACTGACTTTATCTTCATGGTAAAGGAAACCAGCTACATGTTTATCACAGGGCCTGAAGTTGTTAAGACGGTTACCAGTGAGGATGTTACCAAAGAGGAGCTCGGTGGTGCCATGACCCATAACACTAAGACGGGTGTTGCCCACTTTGCCGCTGAAAACGATACAGATTGTCTTTTAAAGATTCGAGAGCTATTAAGCTACCTACCATCAAACAATATGGAAGATGCTCCAATAGTACCCACAAAGGATGACCCCAACAGGACGGATATGTCCATTAGAAATATCGTTCCAGTAGATCCCAACAAGCCCTACGATATGAAAGAGATCATTATAAAAGTTGTGGACGATGGGAACTTCTTTGAAGTCCAAGAACACTACGCTAAAAACCTAATTGTAGGTTTTGGAAGGCTAAACGGTAAAACCGTAGGTATAGTTGCAAATCAACCTTCTGTTATGGCGGGAGCCCTTGATATAAACTCATCCATTAAAGGTGCAAGGTTTGTTAGGTTCTGCGATGCCTTTAATATACCATTACTCACATTCGTTGACGTTCCTGGATTTATGCCAGGCGTTGCTCAGGAGTACGGTGGTATCATAAAACATGGTGCAAAGCTGCTTTATGCTTACTGCGAAGCCACAGTACCAAAGGTTACAGTTATCACCAGAAAGGCTTATGGTGGTGCTTACGACGTTTTAAGCTCCAAACATGTTAGGGGTGATATAAACTATGCCTACCCAACAGCAGAGATTGCAGTTATGGGGCCAGATGGTGCTGTTCAGATCCTTTTCAGCAAAGAGGTTGCCTCCGCTCCAGACCCAGTAGCTAAAAAGAAAGAGCTCGTAGAGCAATACAGAGAGACCTTTGCAAACCCATACAGAGCAGCTGAATTGGGCTTTATAGATGAGGTGATTCTCCCAGAGGAAACAAGGCCAAAAGTAATTCAGGCATTTGAGCTTCTTGCTAACAAAAGACAGTCTATCCCACCCAAGAAGCATGATAACTTGCCACTTTAATCACTAAGGGAGGACACTATGCCTGAGATAAAAAAAGTACTGGTAGCAAACAGAGGCGAAATAGCCATAAGAATCTTCAGAACCTGCAGAAAAATGGGTATAAAGACAGTAGCCATCTATACCCATGTTGATAGAAAAGCACCCCACGTTAGGTATGCCGATGAGGCATACTGTATTACCGATGGCCCGGGAGATACAAGCTATCTTAAAAAAGATAGGATTGTGGCTATCGCAAAAAAGGTTGGTGCCGCAATCCATCCCGGCTACGGTTTTTATGCTGAAAATGGTGACTTTAGAAGACTCTGCGACGCAGAGGGTGTCATCTTTATCGGACCATCTGCTGAGCATATAGATATGATGGGTAGTAAAACAGGCGCAAGAGCCGTAATGGCTGAAGCTGGTGTTCCCACCGTACCAGGGACAAAGAACCCTATAAGGGATGTGGAAGAGGCCAAAAAGATCGCCAGAGAGATAGGATACCCCATAATGCTCAAAGCTGTTTACGGTGGTGGTGGAAAAGGGATGAGGCTTGTCCATAAAGAGGAGGATTTTGACTCCGCTTTTAGGATGGCAAGTAGCGAAGCCCTAAACGCCTTCGGTAATGGCGACGTTTATATGGAAAAGTTTATCGTCCAGCCCCATCATGTGGAGGTGCAGGTTTTGGGCGATATGCACGGCAACGCCATACACCTTTTTGATAGGGAATGTTCCATCCAGAGGAGGCATCAAAAGGTAATCGAAGAAGCACCATCCCCATTCATCTCCCAGGAGACAAGGGAAAAGATGTGTAAAGTGGCTGCAGAGGCTATCAAGAAGATAGGATACTTCAGTGCTGGTACTCTGGAATTTATAGTCGGCGCTGATCAAAACTTCTATTTCCTAGAAATGAACACAAGGCTTCAGGTGGAGCATCCTATCACCGAGATGATCACAGGTGTAGATATAGTAAGGGAGATGATCCTTGTAGCTGAAGGTAAACCTTTAAGCTACAAACAGGAGGATATCTCCATACATGGTCACGCTATAGAGTGCAGGATCTACGCAGAAGATCCCACAAACAATTTTGCACCATCACCCGGGCTACTTACCGTTTATCAAACACCAGAAGGTCCCAATGTAAGGGTGGAAAGTGGTGCCTATCAAGGGTATGAAATCCCTCTTTATTACGACCCGATGATAGCAAAAGTGTGTGCTAACAGCAAGACAAGGGAAGGCGCCATCGAGAATATGAAGCGTATACTTTCTGAATACATGATTTCTGGTATAAAGACTTCTATCCCATTCCACATGAGTGTTTTAAAGAATGAAACATTTTTAAGTGGGAACTACGATACTGGCTTTATAGACAATAAATTTGACATGGAAGAGTTGAAAAGAAGAGAGCATTTGGATCCTACCGTTTCTGTGATAGTGGCAAGTATAAAACAGTTATTATCAGAGAAGCTTGCCGCCTCCCGTGCCGTTACCAGACCTGATGTCGGTCAATCAGACTGGAAACGTTTTGGTAGAATGATAAATCTTAGCAAGACTGTCTAAGGGGAGGGTATCATGGCTGTTAAGAGACAATATTTTGCAACAGTAGAAGGCTTTGAAGGGGAATTTGAGGTAAACCTGACAGAAAACGCCCCCGCCGACTACACAGTTTCCGTAAATGGTAAGGAGTACAGAGTTGATTTCGAACAGATCAACGAAACGATTTACTCTGTAATAATCAATGGTCAGTCATACGCCGTCGATATGACCACAAAAGGGGATAAATACGATATTATCGTCAATGGTGACCACTTCAACGTAGAAGTTTTAGATGAGATGAAGAGACTTATGAAGATGAGGACATCCTCCACCGTAGAAGGGCGTCAGGTAATCGAAGCCCCAATGCCCGGATACATCTGGAAAATGCTAAAGGAAGTGGGGGATGAGGTCAAAGCTGGTGAACCTATAATGATACTCGTGGCCATGAAGATGGAAAATGAGATCAAGTCACCAAAGGATGGCGTAATTCAGGAGATCTTTGTCAAAGCAAGCGAAAACCCACAGGAAAGTACCGTCAACATCGGTGACAAACTGGCTGTTGTAGAATAATATAGGGAGGGGAAACCCTCCCAAATATTTTTAGTTAAAAGGTGACCTATGGCAGAATTCAAGAAATATACCTACAAAGAATGGGAAGAAAAAGCAAAAAAAGAGATAAAAAGTGACGCCTTAGATAGATTGATGTGGCATACACCCGAAGGCTTTACAGTAAAACCCCTCTACACTCTGGAAGATCTCAACACAGTTTCCCATGACATAAATAGCTTTCCAGGCTTACCCCCTTTTACGAGGGGACCTATGGCCACAATGTACGCTGGTAAACCCTGGACAGTACGCCAATACGCTGGGTTCTCTACGGCTGAAGAGTCCAACGCTTTTTATAAAAGAAATCTAGCTGCTGGGCAACAGGGGCTATCTGTAGCCTTTGATCTTGCTACCCACAGAGGTTATGATTCCGATCATCCACGGGTCATAGGTGACGTGGGTAAGGCGGGTGTTGCGATAGACTCTGTAGAGGACATGAAAATCCTTTTCGACGGGATACCTCTGGATAAGGTATCTGTTTCTATGACGATGAACGGAGCCGTTATCCCAATAATGGCTTTCTTCATAGTTGCCGCAGAAGAGCAGGGGGTATCACAGGATAAGCTTTCTGGTACCATCCAAAACGACATCCTAAAAGAGTTCATGGTAAGAAATACATACATCTATCCCCCAGAGCCATCTATGAGGATCATTGCCGATATCATCGAATATACCAGCAAATATATGCCAAAATTTAACTCTATAAGTATTAGCGGCTATCATATTCAAGAAGCAGGAGCAAATAGCGCCCTTGAACTTGCTTTTACACTGGCAGATGGGCTTGAATACGTAAGAGCTGCCCTATCGAGGGGTTTGGATATTGACGCTTTTGCGCCAAGATTATCCTTTTTCTTTGCTATAGGTATGAATTTCTTTATGGAAATAGCAAAACTTAGAGCAGCACGAACACTCTGGGCAAAACTGATGAGTCAGTTTAACCCAAAGGATCCAAGATCGATGGCACTTAGAACCCATTGCCAGACCTCTGGTTGGAGCCTAACGGCACAGGACCCATACAACAACGTAATAAGAACAACGATAGAAGCCTTAGCTGCAGTATTAGGCGGAACCCAGTCGCTACACACAAACGCTTTGGATGAAGCCATCGCACTACCTACAGATTTTTCAGCTCGCATTGCCCGCAATACACAACTTATCATCCAGGAGGAGAGCAACATCTGTAACGTAATCGACCCTCTTGGGGGTTCCTATTACGTAGAAGCCCTCACCGACGCCTTGATAAAAGAGGCTGAAAAGATAATCGCAGAGGTAGAAGCCTTAGGCGGTATGACAAAAGCGATAGAATCGGGTATGCCAAAACTAAAGATAGAGGAATCTGCAGCTAAAAAGCAAGCAAGAATTGATAGTGGGCTTGATGTCATCGTTGGTGTAAATAAATACAAACTGGAAAAAGAGGAGCCCATAGATGTCCTTGTTATAGACAATACCACAGTGAGAAACAAACAGATCCAGAGGCTAAATGAGATAAAAGCCAAAAGGGATAACAAGGCTGTAAAAGAAGCCCTCGAAAAGGTAACAGAAGCCGCCAGATCTAACGAGAAAAACCTTTTAGAATTTGCTGTCCAGGCAGCACGACTAAGAGCTACTCTTGGAGAGATTTCAGACGCTATGGAAGCTGTGTTTGGCAGATATAAAGCCGAGATAAGGCTGCAAACTGGTATCTATGGTAATGCTTACGGAGATAAAGGAATGATTGAAGAGGTAAGAACACTTGTTAAACAGTTTGAAGAGGAAGAGGGTAGAAGGCCACGTATCTTAGTGGTAAAGATGGGTCAGGATGGTCACGATAGGGGTGTAAAGGTTGTGGCTACTGCTTTGGCTGATATGGGGTTTGATGTGGATGTGGGGCCTCTTTTCCAAACACCAGAGGAAGCAGCTAAAATGGCTATAGAAAATGACGTCCATGCTGTAGGTGTTTCCACATTAGCGGCAGGCCACAATACTCTTGTGCCTGCATTGGTGGAAGAGCTCAAAAAATTGGATGGGGATGATATAGTTGTCTTTGTAGGTGGGGTAATCCCTCCTCAGGATTACGAGTTTTTATATAAAGCAGGAGCAAGTGCTGTTTTCGGACCAGGTACCAATATTGTAGAATCAGCAAAGGTTATCTTAGAATGTATAAAAAATAAAAAGAAATGATGAAAATAGATCAACTATACCAAGGGGTGCTTTCTGGAAACAGAAGGCACCTTGCTAAAGCAATCACTTTAATAGAGAGCAAAAAGAATACCGACAAGGTGTTAGCCTCCGAGCTCCTATCCCACCTTATGCCTTACACTGGTAACTCCATTAGGGTTGGTATCAGTGGCGTACCCGGCGCTGGGAAAAGCACCTTTATAGAAACTTTTGGAAAGTTTCTCATAAACAAAGGGTATAAAGTGGCGGTACTTGCGGTGGATCCTTCATCCCAGATATCCGGTGGTAGTATTTTGGGAGACAAAACGAGAATGGAGGAGCTCTCCAAAGAGGAAAATGCCTTCATACGCCCATCACCATCAGGGGATTCCTTAGGTGGTGTAGCGAGAAAAACAAGGGAAGCAATGCTACTATGTGAGGCAGCAGGATACAACTTTATTATAATAGAAACAGTGGGTGTTGGTCAATCTGAGGTAACCGTATCAAATATGGTGGATATCTTCACCCTTATCCAGGTACCCAACACAGGTGATGAGCTTCAGGGGATGAAGCGGGGTATCATGGAGATAGCCGATATCATACTCATAAACAAATCTGAAGGGGATAACAGGCAAAAAGCAGAGTTAGCAAAAAAACAGATAGAATTTGCCCTTCACCTGACATTAGAACAAAACCCCCTGTGGAAAACACCAGTAATACTGGTAAGTGCACTAACTTCCGAAGGTGTGGACGAATTTTGGAGTATGATAATAAAATATAAAGATATAATGACCCGTTCTGGGCAGTTTGAAAAGAAGAGAGGGGAACAAAATGTATCCTGGATGTGGTCTTATATCATGGATAACCTCAAAGATAGCCTTACCTCAAACCAGAAGGTGAAACAACTCATCACAGAAATAAACGATAAAGTGAAGAAAGGGGCAATGAACCCAACAAAAGCTGGTGAAGAGATCCTCAGCTGCTATTTTAGTTCATTTAATTGAACTGTTAAAACTCCTCTAACGTGTGCTTTTTACCATCATACGTAACCAGGCTAACCAATATTATAGCAACACAGCTAGCCAAGAAACCAAACATCTTTGATGGTAAATCTTCAAACATCAAGCTAAAAAATATCCATACCAACAGCCCAGTGATAGAACCTGTGATAACCCCTTTTGCTGTGGTTTTTTTCCAAAATATGGCAAAAAGGAAAGGAGCAGTAAAGGATGTCAAAAGTATCGTCCAGGACTCAAGACAGAGCTCATAGATCTTTTCAAAATATAAAGCCAATAAAAGGGATAACATACCAATAACTACCACAGAAATCCTACAAACTTTTAACTTTTGCTCATCCGTAGCATCTTTCTTGAAGTAGGGATAGAGGTTTTCACCAATCAAACTTGCTGGAGCAAGCAGTGCCGTATCAGCAGTACTCATCACCGCAGACAAAAGGGCACCTATGAATATAATGAGCAGTGGAAAGGGTAAATATAGTTTAGCAAGATCTATTATGATAGAATTTTCAGAGCTTGCCTGCTGGGGTAGAAGCTTAATAGCCCAAATACCTAACAACACTGGAACAAGCCCTAATGTCCAATAAAGAACTCCAGCGGTAATTGATGACGACCGAGCAACCCTAACATTTTTAGAACCCAAAATCCTTGCAACAAGATCCTGTCCCCCCAGCGAACCAAACCCCACTATCATCCAAGCTTCAAGATAATTGAGCCAATCAACAGGCTTATCAGAGTTTGGGAAAAAGCTGTACATCTCAGAAGGGATACCTACTATTTGACCAGCATGGTTAACAAGTATTTGAATAAAAAGGAACACTACACCTATAACTATAAATACCATCTGAACAAGGTCGGTAACAGCCACAGCATAAAGACCGCCAGAGTATGTATAAGTGATCACAACAGCAGCACTTATTAGTATCGCCACCTTTAT includes:
- the amrS gene encoding AmmeMemoRadiSam system radical SAM enzyme, whose product is MKEASFYEKIDSNRVRCHLCPHRCTIPDGKSGACLIRRNIDGVLYQTSYAEVTSINIDPIEKKPLYHFYPGSKILSIGTNGCNLSCAFCQNWTISKNITFREKITSEALLSIAKENASIGIAYTYNEPTIWFEYVHDTAKLFRQAGLKNVIVSNGFINSEPLATLVDYLDAANIDLKAFSEEGYRKLGGGLKEVLYTIEYLYRHDVHLEITHLAVERYTSTETEFKEMCRWLSGIDRSIPLHISRYFPSYKLNLPPTDMEYLKELFNIAKGYLHYVYLGNVSANNDTFCPYCGMRLIGRNGYRISLFIEDNVCPSCKKSLPIYL
- a CDS encoding polyprenyl synthetase family protein, whose protein sequence is MNINDVTALVRDKLEQLEVELKRNLDSDVNMVNEVAYYVFESGGKRLRPVFMFLTTGLGGYEGDRDVILSGVVEYIHTATLLHDDVIDGAKFRRGRPSANQIFGNDITVLCGDFLYSRAFVNLVKDGDARVQMILANAAKTMSEGEVFQLIKTAQFDLSFEEYEKIIYSKTAVLFSACCEIGALLCGLDEDYVKLMAEFGRIVGLSFQMSDDILDYLGDPEKTGKNPGTDLKEGKMTLPMFILRDLARDEELKRMKKIISSEPEEEDINYITDLMKRYNIKSKAEQFVDSYTKKAQEILRAFPQNVYRDALTFLSEYVLLRDR
- a CDS encoding RidA family protein, whose amino-acid sequence is MEYIFTEKAPQAIGPYSQATKVGNMLFVSGQIPIDPKTNHIVTDGIEHLTSLVLENMLNIVRAAEFELTDIAKVTIYIKNMDDFSKINAVYEQFFGSHKPARAVVEVSRLPKDVPIEIECVAIKN
- a CDS encoding methylmalonyl-CoA carboxyltransferase; its protein translation is MEELIKKLQQLNEQAELGGGIERIKKMHAQGKLTARERIEKLLDKGTFVELDKFVVHRCNYFGMEKNKILGDGVVTGYGKINGRTVFVFAQDFTVFGGSLSEMFAKKICKIMDLAMEVGAPVIGLNDSGGARIQEGVLSLAGYADIFLRNSLASGVIPQISAIMGPCAGGAVYSPALTDFIFMVKETSYMFITGPEVVKTVTSEDVTKEELGGAMTHNTKTGVAHFAAENDTDCLLKIRELLSYLPSNNMEDAPIVPTKDDPNRTDMSIRNIVPVDPNKPYDMKEIIIKVVDDGNFFEVQEHYAKNLIVGFGRLNGKTVGIVANQPSVMAGALDINSSIKGARFVRFCDAFNIPLLTFVDVPGFMPGVAQEYGGIIKHGAKLLYAYCEATVPKVTVITRKAYGGAYDVLSSKHVRGDINYAYPTAEIAVMGPDGAVQILFSKEVASAPDPVAKKKELVEQYRETFANPYRAAELGFIDEVILPEETRPKVIQAFELLANKRQSIPPKKHDNLPL
- the accC gene encoding acetyl-CoA carboxylase biotin carboxylase subunit; the encoded protein is MPEIKKVLVANRGEIAIRIFRTCRKMGIKTVAIYTHVDRKAPHVRYADEAYCITDGPGDTSYLKKDRIVAIAKKVGAAIHPGYGFYAENGDFRRLCDAEGVIFIGPSAEHIDMMGSKTGARAVMAEAGVPTVPGTKNPIRDVEEAKKIAREIGYPIMLKAVYGGGGKGMRLVHKEEDFDSAFRMASSEALNAFGNGDVYMEKFIVQPHHVEVQVLGDMHGNAIHLFDRECSIQRRHQKVIEEAPSPFISQETREKMCKVAAEAIKKIGYFSAGTLEFIVGADQNFYFLEMNTRLQVEHPITEMITGVDIVREMILVAEGKPLSYKQEDISIHGHAIECRIYAEDPTNNFAPSPGLLTVYQTPEGPNVRVESGAYQGYEIPLYYDPMIAKVCANSKTREGAIENMKRILSEYMISGIKTSIPFHMSVLKNETFLSGNYDTGFIDNKFDMEELKRREHLDPTVSVIVASIKQLLSEKLAASRAVTRPDVGQSDWKRFGRMINLSKTV
- a CDS encoding acetyl-CoA carboxylase biotin carboxyl carrier protein subunit translates to MAVKRQYFATVEGFEGEFEVNLTENAPADYTVSVNGKEYRVDFEQINETIYSVIINGQSYAVDMTTKGDKYDIIVNGDHFNVEVLDEMKRLMKMRTSSTVEGRQVIEAPMPGYIWKMLKEVGDEVKAGEPIMILVAMKMENEIKSPKDGVIQEIFVKASENPQESTVNIGDKLAVVE
- the scpA gene encoding methylmalonyl-CoA mutase, with amino-acid sequence MAEFKKYTYKEWEEKAKKEIKSDALDRLMWHTPEGFTVKPLYTLEDLNTVSHDINSFPGLPPFTRGPMATMYAGKPWTVRQYAGFSTAEESNAFYKRNLAAGQQGLSVAFDLATHRGYDSDHPRVIGDVGKAGVAIDSVEDMKILFDGIPLDKVSVSMTMNGAVIPIMAFFIVAAEEQGVSQDKLSGTIQNDILKEFMVRNTYIYPPEPSMRIIADIIEYTSKYMPKFNSISISGYHIQEAGANSALELAFTLADGLEYVRAALSRGLDIDAFAPRLSFFFAIGMNFFMEIAKLRAARTLWAKLMSQFNPKDPRSMALRTHCQTSGWSLTAQDPYNNVIRTTIEALAAVLGGTQSLHTNALDEAIALPTDFSARIARNTQLIIQEESNICNVIDPLGGSYYVEALTDALIKEAEKIIAEVEALGGMTKAIESGMPKLKIEESAAKKQARIDSGLDVIVGVNKYKLEKEEPIDVLVIDNTTVRNKQIQRLNEIKAKRDNKAVKEALEKVTEAARSNEKNLLEFAVQAARLRATLGEISDAMEAVFGRYKAEIRLQTGIYGNAYGDKGMIEEVRTLVKQFEEEEGRRPRILVVKMGQDGHDRGVKVVATALADMGFDVDVGPLFQTPEEAAKMAIENDVHAVGVSTLAAGHNTLVPALVEELKKLDGDDIVVFVGGVIPPQDYEFLYKAGASAVFGPGTNIVESAKVILECIKNKKK
- the meaB gene encoding methylmalonyl Co-A mutase-associated GTPase MeaB, which codes for MKIDQLYQGVLSGNRRHLAKAITLIESKKNTDKVLASELLSHLMPYTGNSIRVGISGVPGAGKSTFIETFGKFLINKGYKVAVLAVDPSSQISGGSILGDKTRMEELSKEENAFIRPSPSGDSLGGVARKTREAMLLCEAAGYNFIIIETVGVGQSEVTVSNMVDIFTLIQVPNTGDELQGMKRGIMEIADIILINKSEGDNRQKAELAKKQIEFALHLTLEQNPLWKTPVILVSALTSEGVDEFWSMIIKYKDIMTRSGQFEKKRGEQNVSWMWSYIMDNLKDSLTSNQKVKQLITEINDKVKKGAMNPTKAGEEILSCYFSSFN
- a CDS encoding sodium:solute symporter family protein; protein product: MSKNGKGYGVGEFNQYILVGVIVYIVAMLIIGFWAGKYIKNSIDFVIAGRRLSFPLALGTVFATWFGAETVLGSSTTANKEGILGVIADPFGAGLCLIISGLFIAPALYKYNITTNIDFFERRFSKHVGFIMALIYLPPYIGWIGAQMLAFGTIFSAFMPIDIKVAILISAAVVITYTYSGGLYAVAVTDLVQMVFIVIGVVFLFIQILVNHAGQIVGIPSEMYSFFPNSDKPVDWLNYLEAWMIVGFGSLGGQDLVARILGSKNVRVARSSSITAGVLYWTLGLVPVLLGIWAIKLLPQQASSENSIIIDLAKLYLPFPLLIIFIGALLSAVMSTADTALLAPASLIGENLYPYFKKDATDEQKLKVCRISVVVIGMLSLLLALYFEKIYELCLESWTILLTSFTAPFLFAIFWKKTTAKGVITGSITGLLVWIFFSLMFEDLPSKMFGFLASCVAIILVSLVTYDGKKHTLEEF